GTCGTAATATGCAAAATATGCAAACGGGCATCATGTTTTTTGGCAAGTTCAATTGCCATAGACGATGATTTAATACATGCCTCTACATTTCTGATTTCGGGATGAACCCTTGGATGAGGGTTATCGCCATATTTTTCTTTATACAAAGCCGTATTAGCCCTTACGGTGGCTTCGTCTTCGCAGTGCGTTGCTATTAATGTTGGGCTATTCGAGAAGATATTTTCTAATGTTTTCTCGTTATCCACCAACATATTTCCTGTTGAAGACCCCATAAAAACTTTTATACCACAAACATTTTGGATATTTGTTTTTAAAACTTCTTCAATGTTGTCGTTAGAAGCTCCCATATAAAATGAATAATTGGCCAGCGATGTTCTTGCTGCAATATCATATTTATCTTGAAGAAGTTCTTGGGTAAGGGCATTCGGCACGGTATTAGGCATTTCCATAAAGGTAGTTACCCCACCAGCTACGCCAGCACGAGCCTCTGAATAAATACAAGCCTTATGAGTAAGTCCTGGTTCACGAAAATGAACTTGGTCGTCAATTACCCCTGGAAATATATATTTGCCAGTGGCATCAATAGTTTTATCAGCAACAATTCCTGAAAGATTAGGACCGATTTTTTCGATAATACCGTCTTTGACAAATATATCGTTAGCCTGAATGTTGCCTTCGTTGACAACCTGTGCATTAATAAGAAGAATTGAACTCATTGGAGTAAAAAAATTAAGGAGTTACGAGTGTTGAGCAAAATTACCCAATCCTCATAACTCCTTCTAATTTATTGTTGCTAAAATTTATTTTACCTCCAATACTTTAAATTCTGTTCTACGGTTCATTTGGTGTTCTTCTTCTGTACAATTCACATTGTCGGCACATTGATTCACCAATTGCGATTCGCCATAACCTTTAGCCACAATTCTGGTACGGGCTATTCCTTTCGAGATAATGTACTCTACCGCCGAGTCTGCACGTCTTTGAGATAGCTTTTGGTTATAATCAGCAGTTGCCCTAGAGTCGGTATGTGAGCCAAGCTCTAGCTTGATATTGGGATTATCTGTCAAAATCTGAACAATTTTATCCAATTCTACGGCTGCATCATTTCTGATATTCGCTTTGTCTAAATCATAATAAATAGGAGCAATTTGGAATAGTTTGGTAATTTCTTTTCCTACCTCTGGTTTATCTAATTGAATATTAACATAAAAAGTAGTATCTGTTTCAGCTTTCGTTAATTTTTCCAAAGCGATTTCTCGCCCAAGCATACTAAAAGGCTCTCTTTTAATAAAATAGCCTTTCTTTTCTGTTACCAGTGTATATGACTTACCTGTTTCTACTTTTACTCTATTAAAACTGCCATCGGCCTTTGTAAATACCTCCTCAATGGCCTGCTGGCTATCATTATCCAAAATAGCTACCTTCACCGAATCCAAAGGCTGACCTTTAACATCGGTAATTAAGCCTGAAAGGTAATAGCGAATCGTTTTTTTGGCAGGGTCTTTTTTGGCAAGTACTGGTGGCTCTTCTTGGAATTTCTTGCCGGGCT
The DNA window shown above is from Flectobacillus major DSM 103 and carries:
- a CDS encoding dihydroorotase, which encodes MSSILLINAQVVNEGNIQANDIFVKDGIIEKIGPNLSGIVADKTIDATGKYIFPGVIDDQVHFREPGLTHKACIYSEARAGVAGGVTTFMEMPNTVPNALTQELLQDKYDIAARTSLANYSFYMGASNDNIEEVLKTNIQNVCGIKVFMGSSTGNMLVDNEKTLENIFSNSPTLIATHCEDEATVRANTALYKEKYGDNPHPRVHPEIRNVEACIKSSSMAIELAKKHDARLHILHITTGDETHLFSNDVPLKDKKITSEVCVHHLWFDARDYETLGNQIKCNPAVKADGHKQQLLAALLDDRIDVIATDHAPHTWEEKQNPYWSAPSGLPLVQHPLQLMLEFYKEGKISLEKIAEKMSHAVADCFQISKRGYIREGYWADLVVVDLGEQTTVSKDNIYYQCGWSPLEGQTLHSTITHTLVSGHLAFENGSFDESKTGQRVLFER